A DNA window from Meiothermus cerbereus DSM 11376 contains the following coding sequences:
- a CDS encoding Uxx-star family glutaredoxin-like (seleno)protein — MLELFGTPGCAFTAELREDLQWRGLEFIEYDVESDAEALKRMLRLTHGQRTVPVLVQDNQVVQIGWQGRGCVVGKDS; from the coding sequence GTGCTGGAGCTTTTCGGTACACCTGGCTGTGCTTTTACCGCCGAGCTGCGCGAAGATTTGCAGTGGCGTGGCCTGGAGTTTATAGAATATGACGTGGAGTCCGATGCAGAAGCGCTAAAGCGCATGCTGCGTCTCACCCACGGCCAGCGAACCGTACCGGTGCTGGTGCAGGATAATCAGGTGGTACAGATTGGCTGGCAGGGGCGGGGCTGTGTGGTCGGTAAGGATTCATAG
- a CDS encoding YIP1 family protein — protein sequence MNTTPSITDTVMNMIGQSVQVLSKPSVETFEQYEDKGTLREAIIYVLIASVITGLLGLGGGIGGFLSGIISTIVGFLVFTYLVHYVGKSQGGTGTLDNVAYTFALFWAPINVLFAVISLILLITLIGIFLIPLLVIAALVINVYFAYLAVQSSMNLRESGKIWITLGVAFVGTLVVSLVIASILS from the coding sequence ATGAATACCACGCCGTCCATCACCGACACCGTTATGAACATGATAGGCCAGAGCGTCCAGGTATTGAGCAAACCCAGCGTAGAAACCTTCGAACAGTACGAAGATAAAGGCACCCTTCGCGAAGCCATCATCTACGTGCTGATTGCCTCGGTGATTACGGGTTTGCTTGGCCTGGGAGGGGGGATAGGTGGCTTCCTGAGTGGGATTATTAGCACCATTGTGGGGTTTCTGGTTTTCACCTACCTGGTGCACTACGTGGGCAAGTCGCAAGGGGGTACTGGAACGCTGGACAACGTGGCTTATACTTTTGCCTTGTTCTGGGCGCCCATCAACGTACTGTTTGCGGTGATTAGCCTGATTCTACTGATTACCCTGATTGGCATCTTTCTGATTCCCTTGCTGGTTATTGCGGCCCTGGTTATCAACGTCTACTTTGCCTATCTGGCGGTGCAGTCGAGCATGAACCTGCGAGAAAGCGGCAAGATTTGGATTACGCTGGGGGTGGCTTTTGTGGGAACCCTGGTGGTCAGTCTGGTTATTGCCTCAATCTTGAGCTAA